From the Saccharobesus litoralis genome, one window contains:
- a CDS encoding HipA domain-containing protein — MTGTDLNTLFVYIGHSRKIATITLPVTSETELSFTYDPDWIKEGFAISPHLPVNGEFDHRSVRNFLQNLLPEGKGLEEIISNTTISKNNIFGLIKIIGADTSGALSFRSQTNAQANTSFREVTHAELIEKLARFKNNEGSITYWDGRTRLSVAGVQDKLNLLELDGKLGFGEGQLCSNKIFKFETGKIPFIAVNELFTMLLAKHSGIDVPEVKIQRYGEVRAFVIDRFDRRLIAEQRRVMRRHVIDGCQATNLPPSYKYERQHGDEGDGIYIRDGVSFPKLFNVQTINAEAYQTQLFRWMTFNILVRNYDAHGKNISFFVGKQGLTLTPFYDLVNIEAIIREIQARRADSSSSENNQVPIANHFAMSIGEYDAGSTGNFNYPFTAYMLADFAQEFGISLARMQLLMKRLIKQVQTSIDLAKTEAIKQHLTDLEIQHIDTCIQIIHESVKELNAEVEQITEMKDLI, encoded by the coding sequence ATGACTGGTACTGATCTTAATACTCTATTCGTCTATATAGGTCATAGCCGTAAAATTGCAACCATCACTCTTCCTGTCACTTCTGAAACAGAATTAAGCTTTACTTACGATCCTGATTGGATCAAAGAAGGCTTTGCAATCTCTCCTCACTTACCGGTCAATGGCGAGTTTGATCATAGGTCAGTGCGTAACTTTTTACAAAATTTGCTGCCTGAAGGTAAAGGGCTTGAAGAGATCATCAGTAATACCACTATTTCTAAAAATAATATCTTCGGTCTTATCAAGATCATCGGTGCTGACACTTCTGGTGCGTTGTCATTTAGGAGTCAAACCAACGCCCAAGCAAATACTTCATTTCGGGAAGTCACTCATGCAGAGTTAATCGAAAAATTAGCTCGTTTTAAAAATAATGAAGGGTCCATCACTTATTGGGATGGCCGCACAAGGCTATCTGTTGCGGGTGTGCAGGACAAACTTAATTTACTGGAACTTGATGGCAAGTTAGGATTTGGTGAAGGCCAGCTTTGTTCTAACAAAATATTCAAATTTGAAACCGGAAAAATTCCATTTATAGCCGTTAATGAGCTGTTTACCATGTTATTGGCAAAACATTCGGGCATAGATGTACCAGAAGTAAAAATACAAAGATATGGTGAAGTCAGAGCATTTGTAATTGACCGCTTTGACCGCAGGTTAATCGCAGAGCAGCGACGCGTTATGCGCCGACATGTCATTGATGGTTGCCAGGCCACCAATCTACCGCCATCATACAAATACGAGCGTCAGCACGGTGATGAAGGCGACGGCATTTATATTCGTGATGGAGTGTCCTTCCCGAAACTATTTAATGTACAAACAATTAATGCCGAAGCGTATCAAACCCAACTGTTCCGTTGGATGACATTTAATATTTTGGTGCGTAACTATGATGCCCACGGCAAGAACATCAGTTTCTTTGTAGGTAAACAAGGTTTAACTCTTACGCCGTTTTACGATTTAGTGAATATTGAAGCTATTATTCGTGAGATCCAAGCAAGGCGGGCCGATAGTTCAAGCAGCGAAAACAACCAAGTACCAATAGCGAATCATTTTGCTATGTCCATTGGCGAATACGATGCTGGCAGCACAGGTAATTTCAATTATCCATTTACCGCTTATATGTTAGCTGACTTTGCTCAAGAATTTGGTATATCGTTAGCTCGTATGCAATTGTTAATGAAACGCCTGATCAAGCAAGTGCAAACATCCATTGATTTAGCAAAAACAGAAGCTATTAAACAACACTTAACAGATTTAGAAATTCAGCATATTGATACCTGTATTCAGATTATTCACGAATCGGTTAAAGAATTAAATGCCGAAGTGGAGCAAATAACGGAAATGAAGGATTTAATTTAG
- a CDS encoding CheR family methyltransferase: MTDQDFLRIRDQVYATAGIVLGDHKREMVYSRLARRLRLYKHTDFATYLNYLEQNKEQEYSHFINAITTNLTSFFREKHHFEFLQTTAAADIRKWHALDKRVRIWSAGCSTGEEPYSIAMTAIPELVKPGWDVKILATDLDSNVLAKAASGVYSDSNVEGMDDTLKRTWFVRNATSTSYKVKDSLQKHISFKRLNLLEPWPMKGPFDIIFCRNVVIYFDQPTKDALFQRYAELLRPGGYLFLGHSESMQRGIQEFEPLGHTIYRRRG, encoded by the coding sequence ATGACGGATCAAGACTTTTTACGGATCCGTGATCAAGTTTATGCCACCGCTGGGATTGTGTTGGGCGATCATAAACGCGAGATGGTTTATTCTCGCTTGGCGAGACGTTTGCGTTTGTATAAGCATACCGACTTTGCTACCTACTTAAATTATTTAGAGCAGAATAAAGAGCAAGAATATAGTCACTTTATTAATGCCATTACCACCAACCTAACTTCATTTTTTCGCGAAAAGCATCATTTTGAGTTTTTACAAACAACAGCCGCTGCTGATATTCGTAAATGGCATGCGTTAGATAAGCGGGTGCGCATTTGGTCAGCGGGATGCTCGACTGGTGAAGAGCCTTATTCCATTGCGATGACAGCTATACCTGAATTAGTTAAGCCTGGCTGGGATGTTAAAATTTTAGCCACTGATCTTGATTCTAATGTGTTAGCTAAAGCGGCTAGTGGTGTTTATTCTGACTCAAATGTTGAAGGCATGGACGATACGTTAAAGCGCACTTGGTTTGTTCGTAACGCCACTAGTACGAGTTATAAAGTAAAAGATAGCTTACAAAAGCATATTAGTTTTAAGCGCTTAAACTTATTAGAGCCGTGGCCAATGAAGGGGCCGTTCGATATTATTTTTTGCCGTAATGTTGTGATTTACTTTGATCAACCGACGAAAGATGCTTTGTTTCAACGATATGCCGAGTTGTTACGCCCAGGTGGTTATTTATTTTTAGGGCATTCAGAGAGTATGCAACGGGGGATCCAAGAATTTGAGCCTTTAGGTCATACCATATATCGGAGACGAGGTTAG
- a CDS encoding helix-turn-helix domain-containing protein — protein MPNLSERFSTTQLAEAITAKRTGMKLSLMEVSEALSISKPTLVKIEKGDTNVKLTNLLKVMEYLGLSFSLITDEVTSSDKAELKDDWY, from the coding sequence ATGCCTAACTTAAGCGAGCGCTTTTCTACGACTCAACTTGCTGAGGCAATCACCGCAAAGCGTACTGGAATGAAATTGTCACTAATGGAGGTATCTGAAGCCCTCTCTATTTCTAAACCGACATTGGTAAAAATAGAAAAAGGCGATACCAATGTAAAGTTAACTAACCTCTTAAAAGTGATGGAATACCTTGGTCTGTCATTTAGCCTTATTACGGATGAAGTCACTAGTAGCGATAAAGCAGAGTTAAAAGATGACTGGTACTGA
- a CDS encoding TonB-dependent receptor → MPFIAQGQVTSSEQELEVIQVTAQKRLQNTQEVGISLAVLSGDDIEVLQLTNTVDISQQIPNLQLNTWSPNLTIFNLRGISQNNFTDNLEAPIAVYFDDAYYANLNSISNQLFDLQRVEVLRGPQSTLFGRNATGGVIQYVTTGADVDELNGYLKIGGGQFNQQYMELASGVALTDHARGRIALKRAKSDGYIVAAQPGIRNIGGDNALAVRTSLQFDLTDDTQLNLKYSYSKDDDVPTGGYSFLPWTQAEIEQTYLPPELVAFTQNVILEGGAPPNDLSINDFTKQVFFNTDDGFTPVDQAGLTLYKGDSAEPHTHYSNINGYLNRTIQSLTAKITAQLNDRWYIESISHLQELDKAYLEDGDGIPAPIIAFQTETDYRQASQELRLDYRHDNTRLLLGAYLLDTQQEGAITTIGNPVLRLARQLQADGLIRESYNPDESSPKAVQTYNLAAQNHALFAHWEQRLSAQFEVVTGLRWSQDEKQMDYRRGFADESAQIDFIQQAFLIPSQPDGKINYQDYSAKLQFNWQPARKQLYYLSYNRGIKVGNWAMSAGLPIEEMQHKPETLHAYEAGLKLDVSPRFRVNASTFLYDYRDYQAFAMIGLAPQITNSDANISGAELELTYLATESLSIDLGLAHLHSQLDKVDAVASWQSPVGGTVIDFPRDTLTNVTLPNTPEFSLNYALNYQTPLWSGLLISQLDGVYYDDQYLEVTNGGGAFQDAYHVVNFKLTYRVANDALSFSVYGKNVTDEVYKQYNLDLGMLGSTSYYAPPASYGVSVHYQW, encoded by the coding sequence GTGCCTTTTATTGCACAAGGGCAAGTGACCTCTTCAGAACAAGAATTAGAGGTGATCCAAGTAACTGCGCAAAAACGCCTGCAAAATACGCAAGAGGTAGGAATTTCTTTAGCGGTATTATCTGGTGATGATATTGAAGTTTTGCAGTTAACCAACACAGTCGATATTAGTCAGCAAATACCAAATCTACAATTAAACACTTGGTCACCGAATTTAACTATTTTTAATTTGCGAGGTATATCGCAAAACAATTTTACAGACAATTTAGAAGCACCTATTGCGGTTTATTTTGACGATGCGTATTACGCCAACCTGAACTCTATCTCGAACCAGCTTTTTGATTTACAGCGCGTAGAGGTTTTACGTGGCCCGCAAAGTACCTTATTTGGTCGTAATGCTACTGGCGGAGTTATTCAATATGTGACCACAGGCGCTGATGTTGATGAACTTAATGGCTATTTAAAAATAGGTGGTGGGCAGTTTAACCAACAGTATATGGAGTTGGCGTCTGGCGTAGCGCTTACTGACCACGCGCGAGGCCGAATTGCGTTAAAAAGAGCTAAATCCGACGGTTATATTGTCGCAGCTCAGCCAGGTATACGAAATATTGGTGGAGACAATGCACTGGCTGTGCGCACCTCGCTACAGTTTGATTTGACTGATGATACCCAATTAAATCTGAAATACAGTTATAGTAAAGATGATGATGTGCCAACAGGTGGATATAGTTTTTTACCGTGGACACAAGCCGAAATAGAGCAAACCTACTTACCGCCTGAATTAGTCGCGTTTACACAAAATGTGATACTAGAGGGGGGAGCTCCTCCAAATGATTTATCCATTAATGACTTTACCAAACAGGTATTTTTTAATACAGATGATGGTTTTACCCCAGTCGATCAGGCCGGACTAACCTTATACAAAGGTGATAGTGCAGAGCCACATACTCATTACTCTAATATTAATGGCTATTTAAACCGGACAATTCAGTCTCTCACTGCGAAAATAACGGCTCAGCTAAATGATCGTTGGTATATTGAAAGTATTAGTCACTTACAAGAACTGGACAAAGCCTATTTAGAAGATGGCGACGGAATTCCTGCGCCTATCATTGCCTTTCAAACTGAAACCGATTATCGCCAAGCTTCGCAAGAACTGCGTTTAGACTACCGTCATGATAATACACGGCTATTATTGGGTGCTTATTTGCTCGACACGCAGCAGGAGGGCGCAATAACGACGATTGGTAATCCAGTATTGCGTTTGGCGCGGCAATTACAAGCCGATGGTTTAATTCGTGAAAGTTACAATCCAGATGAAAGCTCACCAAAGGCCGTACAAACTTATAACCTAGCGGCCCAAAACCATGCGTTGTTTGCGCATTGGGAGCAGCGTTTGTCGGCGCAATTTGAAGTCGTGACGGGACTGCGTTGGTCGCAAGATGAAAAGCAAATGGATTATCGCCGTGGTTTTGCAGACGAGAGTGCACAGATTGATTTCATACAACAAGCATTTTTAATACCGAGTCAACCTGACGGCAAAATCAATTACCAAGATTACAGCGCCAAGCTACAATTTAACTGGCAACCGGCTCGTAAGCAGCTTTACTATCTATCGTACAACCGAGGGATTAAAGTGGGTAATTGGGCTATGTCGGCCGGATTACCAATAGAGGAAATGCAGCACAAGCCCGAAACTTTACATGCGTATGAAGCCGGTTTGAAATTAGATGTATCGCCTCGTTTTAGAGTGAACGCTAGTACTTTCTTGTATGATTACCGAGATTACCAAGCGTTTGCCATGATAGGACTGGCACCGCAGATCACTAATTCTGATGCCAATATTAGTGGTGCTGAGTTGGAGCTGACTTATTTAGCAACTGAATCCCTCAGTATTGATTTAGGCTTAGCTCACTTGCATAGTCAGCTAGATAAAGTGGATGCAGTGGCAAGTTGGCAATCACCCGTTGGTGGCACTGTGATTGACTTTCCTCGAGATACATTAACTAACGTAACATTGCCTAATACGCCTGAATTTAGTTTGAACTATGCGCTTAATTATCAAACCCCGCTTTGGTCAGGTTTGTTGATTAGCCAACTTGATGGTGTTTACTACGATGATCAGTATTTAGAGGTGACGAACGGTGGCGGTGCATTTCAAGATGCCTATCATGTCGTAAACTTTAAGTTGACCTATCGTGTTGCGAATGATGCTTTATCCTTTAGTGTGTACGGTAAAAATGTGACTGATGAAGTGTATAAACAATATAATCTTGATTTAGGCATGCTGGGCTCGACGAGCTACTATGCACCGCCAGCCAGTTATGGGGTTTCTGTGCATTATCAGTGGTAA
- a CDS encoding response regulator → MQNPLGITLLFLIVSSFNWLYAQEVRSAQVLLLNSLHQDNPWQKSVEWGLKQELSRHQVQFDMYIENLDVGRFNEQSQFTIVNQYLSAKYVDKPLDIIVTQDRSAALLLKQYPQFFPDTPRIFVEPGHLFTASKIPQHTILNTILDYQTATQAMINLTKPDKIILIYDANNTVSSEPASEIIALLQEKYAHLQLTLWDNVPLAKMAQRLSKNQANTIAIYAPIFRYNNEHPLTPFEAAQTLTNESTVPVFSYWHSLLGSGIVGGYLLSGERVGIQTAQAIIAQLNEQDNNSINLDKFHGYYYDWRQLKRHQLLDSKLPYDATVEFYQPSYFEQHKILILSATSVVALLSVLLIFVVMLNDKRLALVKALDQEKNSLANKVQARTQELETAKEQAEYLAQAKSDFLANMSHEIRTPMNGVVGITELLRKTELSQQQKEYLDKISYSAEQLLVVINDILDISKIESGNLVVEQHPFSINTVVDYLKATFDILALKKNISFDVTLAPQVHPDLMGDIVRINQVLINLCSNALKFTQKGGVSVHIAANETTSFNSNTYQLIFTVKDTGIGIEKHKIDQLFEAFTQADSSTTRQFGGTGLGLSISKRLCILMGGDIQVCSQPNVGSTFVAQMTVKLNDNVIEADEYDKQFANPLDVLVIDDNPIAINVLQHQLQVHHLKPDCYLSAGDAIKAIENREKTYDVIILDWTMPIIDGQQFLNYLKNQHPNWHPVNIILTAYDTEIVRRQANKLKIDAILQKPARASVLLDTINEQFHARSTHHTNEPEPSLQGAKLLVAEDNEINQIVISQLLETQGASATLVSNGQECLDKLQQDEFDIILMDIHMPVMDGVQATKHIRAMQDSKLSSIPIIALTANVMQDDIKQYLAIGMNAHEAKPINIESLKESILRFI, encoded by the coding sequence ATGCAAAACCCTTTGGGCATAACATTACTGTTTCTTATTGTCAGTTCATTTAACTGGCTTTATGCACAAGAAGTGCGCTCTGCTCAGGTGTTGTTGTTAAACTCGCTTCATCAAGACAATCCTTGGCAAAAAAGCGTTGAGTGGGGATTAAAACAAGAGTTAAGTCGTCATCAAGTACAATTTGATATGTATATCGAAAATCTCGATGTGGGACGTTTTAACGAGCAATCGCAGTTTACCATTGTCAATCAATACCTCAGTGCCAAGTACGTAGATAAACCACTTGATATCATCGTCACCCAAGACCGCTCTGCGGCACTTTTGCTTAAACAATACCCGCAATTTTTTCCCGATACGCCGCGAATATTTGTCGAACCAGGCCATTTATTTACCGCCTCAAAAATACCACAACACACAATTTTAAACACGATTTTAGATTATCAAACAGCCACTCAGGCCATGATTAACCTCACTAAACCAGACAAAATCATTTTGATTTACGATGCTAACAATACGGTATCTTCTGAGCCGGCTAGCGAAATTATCGCACTCCTACAAGAAAAGTACGCGCATTTGCAACTCACTCTTTGGGACAATGTTCCACTAGCCAAAATGGCGCAACGCTTATCAAAAAATCAAGCGAATACCATAGCGATTTATGCGCCCATTTTTCGATATAACAACGAGCACCCCCTAACGCCATTTGAAGCCGCACAAACACTAACCAATGAAAGTACGGTCCCTGTGTTTAGTTATTGGCATTCGTTATTGGGTTCTGGCATTGTCGGGGGCTATTTATTATCTGGCGAGCGCGTGGGCATTCAAACAGCCCAAGCGATAATTGCTCAGCTAAACGAGCAAGACAATAACTCAATTAACCTCGATAAATTTCACGGATATTATTATGACTGGCGTCAATTAAAGCGCCATCAATTGCTCGATAGCAAACTACCTTACGACGCGACCGTTGAATTTTATCAACCCAGCTATTTTGAGCAGCACAAAATTTTGATTTTATCCGCTACCAGTGTCGTGGCCTTGTTATCCGTGCTACTTATTTTTGTGGTTATGCTAAATGACAAACGCCTAGCTTTAGTTAAAGCGCTGGATCAAGAAAAAAATTCGTTAGCAAATAAAGTACAAGCGCGCACTCAAGAATTAGAAACCGCTAAAGAACAAGCTGAGTACCTAGCACAAGCCAAATCTGACTTTTTAGCTAACATGAGTCACGAAATACGCACACCAATGAACGGGGTGGTGGGTATTACCGAGTTACTGCGAAAAACCGAGCTTAGTCAGCAACAAAAAGAATACCTCGATAAAATCAGTTATTCCGCAGAGCAACTGCTTGTCGTGATTAATGACATTTTAGATATTTCTAAAATTGAGTCTGGCAATTTAGTTGTAGAGCAACATCCATTTTCTATCAACACAGTGGTTGATTATTTAAAAGCCACTTTTGATATTTTAGCCCTCAAGAAAAATATCAGTTTTGATGTAACATTAGCACCGCAAGTACACCCAGATTTAATGGGCGATATTGTTCGAATTAATCAAGTCCTCATCAATTTATGCTCCAATGCGCTTAAATTTACCCAAAAAGGCGGTGTCTCTGTTCATATCGCCGCCAACGAAACAACCTCATTCAATAGCAATACGTATCAATTAATCTTTACCGTAAAAGACACCGGCATAGGTATTGAGAAGCATAAAATTGATCAACTATTTGAAGCCTTTACCCAAGCTGACAGTTCAACGACTCGCCAGTTTGGCGGTACAGGGTTAGGATTATCCATTAGCAAACGCTTATGTATTTTGATGGGCGGCGACATTCAAGTATGCAGCCAACCCAATGTCGGCTCGACATTCGTCGCACAAATGACAGTCAAACTGAATGATAATGTGATAGAGGCTGACGAATATGACAAACAATTTGCTAACCCACTAGACGTATTAGTCATTGATGATAATCCAATCGCGATTAATGTGTTACAACACCAATTGCAAGTCCACCACTTAAAGCCAGATTGCTACTTATCAGCTGGTGACGCAATCAAGGCCATTGAAAACCGTGAAAAAACCTATGATGTTATAATACTAGACTGGACAATGCCCATTATCGATGGCCAACAGTTTTTAAATTACCTAAAAAACCAACATCCCAACTGGCATCCCGTTAACATCATTCTTACCGCGTACGACACCGAAATCGTCCGCCGCCAAGCCAATAAATTAAAAATTGATGCCATTCTACAAAAACCGGCTCGGGCCAGTGTTTTACTCGATACCATAAATGAGCAATTTCATGCACGTTCAACTCACCACACAAACGAACCCGAGCCCAGCTTGCAGGGGGCAAAATTATTGGTAGCAGAAGACAACGAAATCAATCAAATCGTAATATCCCAATTATTAGAAACTCAGGGCGCGTCAGCCACTTTGGTCAGCAATGGTCAGGAGTGTTTAGATAAGTTACAACAAGACGAATTTGATATTATTTTAATGGATATTCACATGCCTGTGATGGATGGTGTGCAAGCGACTAAACACATACGAGCCATGCAAGATAGTAAGTTGTCGTCCATTCCCATCATTGCCTTAACTGCCAATGTCATGCAAGACGATATTAAGCAATACCTCGCAATAGGTATGAATGCGCACGAAGCTAAACCTATCAATATTGAATCGTTAAAAGAATCAATCCTCAGGTTTATTTAA
- the dusA gene encoding tRNA dihydrouridine(20/20a) synthase DusA — protein MKNKDRNKNNFPRSDRVDHTFSVAPMLDWTDKHCRYFYRLMTKHAVLYTEMVTTGAVIHGQNDYLAYDQAEHPVVLQLGGSDPVAMAECAIKATDYGYDEININVGCPSDRVQNGAFGACLMAQPQLVAECVEKMRSVTSTPITVKTRIGIDDFDSYEFLTDFVKSNIDAGCEHFIIHARKAWLQGLSPKQNREIPELNYSRVYQLKNDFPQLTISLNGGVETFEQIDQHLPHVDGVMLGRAVYQNPYMLTEVDARLYGQAASTLSREEVALAIMPYIEQQVSNDPRATTWHIVRHMLNLFNGQPGARAWRRYLSENARKHPKNADIINLALNAMKG, from the coding sequence ATGAAAAACAAAGATCGTAATAAAAATAACTTTCCTAGAAGTGATCGTGTTGATCACACCTTCAGTGTAGCACCGATGCTTGACTGGACTGATAAGCACTGTCGTTATTTTTATCGTTTAATGACTAAGCATGCAGTGCTTTATACCGAAATGGTGACAACTGGGGCGGTCATCCATGGTCAAAATGATTATTTGGCTTATGACCAAGCTGAGCATCCTGTGGTTTTACAATTAGGTGGCAGTGATCCGGTTGCAATGGCGGAATGTGCAATTAAGGCGACGGATTATGGTTACGATGAGATAAATATTAATGTCGGTTGCCCGTCTGATCGTGTGCAAAACGGAGCGTTTGGTGCGTGTTTAATGGCACAACCTCAGTTGGTTGCTGAATGCGTTGAAAAAATGCGCAGCGTAACATCAACACCGATAACAGTTAAAACCCGAATTGGTATTGATGATTTCGATAGCTATGAGTTTTTAACTGATTTTGTTAAAAGTAATATTGATGCTGGGTGTGAGCACTTTATTATTCATGCTCGCAAGGCTTGGTTACAAGGATTGAGCCCTAAACAGAATCGCGAAATTCCAGAATTGAATTATTCACGGGTTTATCAACTCAAAAACGACTTTCCTCAATTAACGATTAGCTTGAATGGCGGTGTTGAAACGTTTGAGCAAATTGATCAGCATTTACCGCATGTGGATGGCGTGATGTTAGGGCGAGCCGTGTATCAAAACCCGTATATGCTCACCGAGGTGGATGCGCGTTTATACGGACAAGCGGCTAGTACCTTAAGTCGCGAAGAGGTTGCACTAGCAATCATGCCTTATATCGAGCAACAAGTGAGCAATGACCCCAGAGCAACCACATGGCATATAGTTCGTCATATGCTGAACTTGTTTAATGGTCAGCCAGGAGCACGAGCGTGGCGCCGTTATTTAAGCGAAAATGCGCGCAAACATCCTAAAAACGCAGACATTATTAATCTTGCGTTAAATGCAATGAAAGGTTAG
- a CDS encoding NYN domain-containing protein — MQTKVYIDGYNFYYGCLKGTHYKWLDYYTLFNNFLLKRNGLGNPKLSEGAIKLFTAPIHGRVAMDENSVSDQHSYHTALGKHLSEKLQIINGHYDVSKSKAKLFKEGLEPKDSPSVEVWKIEEKQSDVNVAVEAIYDALTTPALEQVVFVSNDTDILPAIKKLQIYRDTTGRDLKIGVVIPRREARIANKSLIDAADWHIASIKDEEFIKSQLPNRIVAGRKAAFKPISWYESPDLVVEINSLLKSAFGKMNAAYHWLESTPQDYPETLPELLSTPYEEMNSEQGAQRVLEHVRAILAYKNSINSD; from the coding sequence TTGCAGACTAAGGTTTATATTGATGGTTATAATTTTTATTATGGCTGTTTGAAAGGCACTCATTACAAGTGGCTTGACTACTATACTTTATTCAACAATTTCCTGTTAAAACGCAATGGCTTAGGTAACCCCAAATTATCTGAGGGAGCCATAAAGCTTTTTACTGCGCCCATTCATGGTCGTGTGGCTATGGATGAAAACTCTGTATCCGATCAGCACTCTTATCATACCGCACTCGGCAAGCACTTATCTGAGAAGCTTCAAATTATAAATGGTCATTATGACGTTTCTAAAAGTAAGGCGAAATTATTTAAAGAAGGCTTAGAGCCAAAAGATAGCCCAAGCGTTGAAGTTTGGAAGATAGAAGAAAAGCAAAGTGATGTAAACGTAGCCGTTGAAGCTATCTATGATGCGCTTACAACGCCTGCTCTGGAACAAGTTGTGTTTGTGTCTAATGATACTGACATTTTACCAGCTATTAAAAAATTACAAATCTACAGAGATACGACTGGTAGAGATTTAAAAATTGGAGTTGTGATCCCAAGAAGGGAAGCTAGGATCGCAAATAAGTCCTTAATTGATGCTGCAGACTGGCACATAGCCTCAATTAAAGACGAAGAGTTTATAAAATCACAGTTACCTAATAGGATTGTAGCGGGGCGAAAAGCCGCGTTTAAACCTATATCGTGGTATGAATCGCCGGACTTAGTTGTAGAAATAAACTCTCTTCTTAAATCAGCATTTGGTAAAATGAATGCGGCATATCATTGGCTTGAAAGTACCCCACAAGATTACCCTGAGACACTTCCTGAGTTATTATCAACACCTTATGAAGAAATGAATAGTGAACAGGGTGCTCAGCGAGTTTTGGAGCATGTTAGGGCTATACTAGCCTATAAAAATAGCATTAATAGTGATTGA